The Chryseolinea soli genome contains a region encoding:
- a CDS encoding IPT/TIG domain-containing protein — translation MKSFIASSMIFIVSAVSQQCAHEYEFSDDPPRHSISQISPVCGRMGDTLTITGKDFSDITSKNTVFINGTKAAVLLASSTYLTAIVPARAGSGNVSVVVDKAEATGPNFTYLPTGVVTIASNDLQMDGLAADVQKNIYVVRAVLNSIYKRASSGAISFVAGGGRAGNTSGYFNGYGSFALFDYPSDVAVDSKGNVYVSDTGNNCIRMIAPDGYVSLYAGVDNFQYGHPQPGYLDGPRNQAYFDRPRGLFIDKQDNLYVCDEGNVRVRMITPDANDLVGNVTTIAGTGEHGGKDGPALQATFSFVRDLVVDDDGNIFLTEAYEPARVRKIASNTGVVSTILDEAKARYGCSGEPYVPLSIGGVALGPEGNVYCSAYVRGSGSYLTDRTKIITIASDNTISALAGGADANGPREGIGEKVHFPFTGYLIMMDGALYTGTDYQLVRVEPN, via the coding sequence ATGAAATCCTTCATAGCATCCTCCATGATCTTCATCGTGTCGGCTGTATCTCAGCAGTGCGCACATGAATATGAATTCAGCGACGACCCGCCGCGCCACTCGATCAGCCAGATCTCGCCGGTGTGCGGTCGGATGGGCGATACCCTCACCATCACCGGAAAAGATTTCAGTGACATCACTTCCAAGAATACCGTCTTCATCAATGGAACCAAGGCCGCAGTATTGCTGGCATCTTCCACCTACCTCACCGCGATCGTTCCCGCGCGTGCAGGCTCGGGCAATGTTTCGGTGGTGGTTGACAAGGCCGAGGCCACGGGCCCGAACTTTACGTACCTGCCCACCGGTGTGGTGACCATCGCTTCGAACGACCTTCAGATGGATGGCCTGGCGGCCGATGTACAAAAGAACATCTACGTCGTTCGGGCCGTGCTGAACAGCATCTACAAACGCGCTTCCTCCGGGGCCATCAGCTTCGTCGCCGGCGGCGGCAGGGCGGGCAATACGAGTGGCTACTTCAATGGGTATGGCAGCTTCGCGTTGTTCGACTATCCCTCGGATGTGGCGGTAGACAGCAAAGGGAACGTGTATGTTTCCGATACCGGCAATAATTGCATCCGCATGATCGCACCCGATGGATATGTGAGCTTGTATGCCGGCGTCGATAACTTTCAATACGGTCACCCCCAACCCGGCTATCTCGACGGGCCACGCAACCAGGCCTACTTCGACAGACCCCGGGGCCTCTTCATCGACAAGCAGGATAATCTCTACGTATGCGACGAAGGCAACGTGCGGGTGCGCATGATCACACCCGATGCGAATGACCTGGTGGGGAATGTAACCACCATCGCCGGCACGGGTGAACACGGCGGCAAAGACGGTCCTGCCCTGCAAGCCACCTTTAGTTTTGTACGAGACCTCGTGGTGGACGACGACGGCAATATTTTTCTGACCGAAGCCTACGAACCTGCCCGGGTCAGGAAGATCGCGAGCAACACTGGCGTGGTGAGCACGATCCTGGACGAAGCCAAAGCGCGCTATGGTTGTTCCGGCGAACCGTATGTTCCCCTTTCCATCGGAGGCGTAGCCCTCGGGCCGGAGGGTAATGTGTACTGCAGCGCCTATGTTCGCGGCAGTGGCAGCTACCTGACCGACCGGACCAAAATTATCACCATCGCATCCGACAACACCATCAGCGCGTTGGCCGGTGGTGCCGATGCCAACGGGCCGCGCGAAGGCATCGGTGAGAAGGTCCATTTTCCCTTTACGGGTTATTTGATCATGATGGACGGCGCTTTGTATACCGGCACCGACTATCAGTTGGTGCGCGTGGAGCCGAATTGA
- the xrtN gene encoding exosortase N, with protein sequence MTLAVLGTMMQNAGAVSRQQVLLILLTALGLCAGCIGLPFTYVTVSNFVVGLVLLPFVIIRQGPARINVCYLLGVLFFGWLAHLYLLKIFFFLMVAFFLLLVWEAVGGKLNTIILFQIALMSPVFLQVTAILGFPIRLWLSQCAGMLLQVGWDVQVEGNLMILDGFQFAVDEACMGLSMLSLSMLMGVFAIVHHYRKAKRTLSLGWLVVFFAAVFGLNVLSNLFRIVMLVLFRILPEDPLHEIIGVLCLLLYVMVPLYFLAKTLVRKFGKPFEQIATPTYTPIRSRLLLAALGIFVLSMSFTIRPEGAELSIPHAFVEFKDAKGIELNGGITKLTTDDLLIYVKTIPEFFTGEHTPLLCWRGSGYQFKSIRKEHMGQHEIYKGVLSRDQEKLYTAWWYTNGNRVTIDQWEWRSRMVTEKERFALVNVTAKDEMLLDRNLKQLFKGELIVRPEQRVRQ encoded by the coding sequence ATGACACTCGCTGTGCTGGGCACGATGATGCAGAATGCAGGAGCCGTAAGCCGTCAACAGGTGCTGTTGATTTTGCTTACGGCCCTGGGCCTGTGTGCAGGGTGCATTGGGCTGCCCTTCACTTACGTCACCGTGAGCAACTTTGTGGTGGGGCTTGTCTTACTGCCGTTTGTGATCATCCGGCAAGGACCGGCGCGCATCAATGTGTGCTATCTGCTGGGTGTTCTTTTTTTTGGATGGCTGGCTCACCTGTACCTGCTCAAAATATTTTTCTTTCTCATGGTGGCCTTTTTTCTTTTGCTGGTTTGGGAAGCGGTAGGGGGAAAGCTGAACACCATCATCCTGTTCCAGATCGCGTTGATGTCGCCCGTGTTTCTACAGGTCACCGCCATCCTGGGGTTTCCCATCCGCTTGTGGCTGAGCCAGTGCGCGGGAATGCTTTTACAGGTTGGGTGGGACGTTCAGGTGGAGGGAAACCTCATGATCCTGGACGGTTTTCAGTTTGCCGTGGACGAAGCCTGCATGGGACTGAGCATGCTCAGCCTGTCCATGCTGATGGGTGTGTTTGCCATCGTTCATCATTACCGGAAAGCGAAACGCACATTGTCGCTGGGATGGCTCGTCGTCTTCTTTGCTGCAGTGTTCGGGCTGAACGTGCTATCGAATCTTTTTCGCATCGTCATGCTGGTGCTCTTCAGGATCCTGCCGGAAGATCCGTTGCATGAGATCATCGGGGTTCTTTGTTTATTACTTTACGTCATGGTGCCCTTGTACTTTCTCGCCAAAACTTTGGTCCGGAAATTTGGGAAACCATTTGAGCAAATCGCCACGCCAACCTACACGCCCATTCGATCGAGGCTACTCCTTGCGGCATTGGGCATTTTTGTTTTATCGATGAGCTTCACCATCCGCCCGGAAGGCGCGGAGTTGTCCATTCCCCACGCCTTCGTTGAATTCAAAGACGCAAAGGGCATTGAACTAAACGGAGGCATCACCAAATTGACCACCGACGATCTCCTGATCTATGTAAAGACCATCCCCGAATTTTTCACCGGCGAGCACACCCCGCTGTTGTGCTGGCGCGGGAGCGGCTATCAATTCAAAAGCATCCGCAAAGAACACATGGGGCAGCATGAGATTTACAAAGGAGTGTTGTCCCGAGACCAGGAAAAATTGTACACAGCCTGGTGGTACACCAATGGCAACCGCGTAACCATCGATCAATGGGAATGGAGAAGCCGGATGGTGACTGAAAAGGAACGATTTGCCTTGGTGAACGTGACCGCGAAGGACGAAATGTTGTTAGACCGGAATTTAAAACAGCTGTTCAAGGGCGAATTGATAGTTCGCCCTGAACAACGGGTAAGGCAGTAG
- a CDS encoding glycoside hydrolase family 5 protein has protein sequence METALVKKSNWTIRMRRQALFAALMMVLVLLVIFLYSCSSDDVTTEPTNQTKKTFYVEGTHLFDPCGKQVILKGVNKMSVFDENDPQGAGYFPEIAKSGANSVRIVWQKTNSNGTATSLTTLEAIIKNCMKEKMIPMVEMHEATCNLNGLNDLVNFWSSAPVVALVKKYEHAMLVNIANEAGDYSVTATQFETAYKSAITQLRTAGINTPLIIDAPDCGKNLELVVPIAANLVNHDPLHNILISAHPYWSKKDGATPQFIAGQLNAAATAQVPLILGEVCAFGGYPGDNVPETYGCTTEGAVDYAAVLTEAAKHDIGWLLWEWGPGNGYYNVDPVVLCPTMDITTNGTYASVQAITPNDPNAWAKDAVITGAYSIKNTALKTAYLQNGFICQ, from the coding sequence ATGGAAACTGCTTTAGTGAAAAAATCGAATTGGACCATCCGGATGCGTCGCCAGGCTTTATTTGCGGCGCTGATGATGGTGCTGGTGTTGTTGGTGATCTTTTTGTATTCCTGTAGCTCGGACGACGTCACCACGGAGCCCACCAACCAGACCAAAAAAACATTCTATGTCGAAGGCACCCACCTTTTTGATCCCTGCGGAAAACAGGTGATCCTGAAAGGGGTGAACAAAATGAGTGTGTTCGACGAGAACGATCCGCAAGGCGCCGGATATTTTCCCGAGATCGCCAAGTCGGGTGCCAACAGTGTGCGCATTGTATGGCAAAAGACCAACAGCAATGGCACCGCCACCAGCCTGACCACGCTGGAAGCGATCATCAAGAATTGTATGAAAGAAAAGATGATCCCCATGGTGGAGATGCACGAAGCCACTTGCAACCTGAACGGACTGAACGACCTCGTCAATTTTTGGTCGAGTGCGCCGGTGGTGGCCCTGGTGAAAAAATATGAACACGCCATGCTGGTGAACATCGCCAATGAAGCCGGCGATTATTCGGTGACGGCCACGCAGTTCGAGACGGCCTATAAATCGGCCATCACGCAATTGAGAACGGCGGGCATCAACACACCGCTCATCATCGATGCGCCGGATTGTGGCAAGAACCTGGAACTCGTGGTGCCCATCGCCGCGAACCTGGTGAATCACGATCCGCTGCACAACATTCTCATCTCCGCTCACCCCTATTGGTCCAAGAAAGACGGTGCCACGCCGCAATTCATTGCCGGTCAACTGAACGCTGCCGCCACGGCACAAGTGCCCCTTATACTGGGCGAGGTCTGTGCGTTCGGCGGTTACCCCGGCGACAACGTGCCCGAGACTTACGGCTGCACGACCGAAGGTGCCGTGGACTATGCCGCCGTCCTCACCGAGGCCGCCAAGCATGACATTGGTTGGTTATTGTGGGAATGGGGACCCGGCAACGGTTATTACAACGTCGATCCCGTCGTCCTTTGCCCCACGATGGACATCACGACCAACGGAACCTATGCTTCCGTTCAGGCGATCACGCCGAACGATCCCAATGCTTGGGCCAAAGATGCCGTGATCACCGGTGCATACAGCATCAAGAACACCGCACTGAAGACCGCTTACCTTCAAAACGGGTTTATCTGCCAATAG
- a CDS encoding XrtN system VIT domain-containing protein encodes MTTDQQTIGANPTVGVGGTTLQQKRDPFLLLGYVFLAASCFFYLLFEFTPQEGSNYTFEVFICHYILALGYAGFLLYNKAYGIRASWRKENIHKTVVLLNLFLVSAFALNREFAVFEASANWWSVYIVFSSMTLLSFQYFDRLPAWVNKIQFVCLGGAFVLYVYSTVVIANYYLFSWIGLLFFGIGGLIYVPVCFVVLVIALIKHYHKNVDVPAAWMIVGVLAPLLFTAAFISEWSRRVDEIAKVTNQSVISPKTQLPAWVKAAQTLEDDWMTRMILKSDLVYTTAKDRFSEFDFAPRRLSWEEQRKHDPLVFLATGVKECTLSADERIRILQAITKTRHQTEDRLWSGENLTTSYIVTDVDLYPDLHLAYTEKYLNVKNSGKQRWRNTQEAIYTFQLPEGSVVTSLSLWINGVEEKAILTSKQKATEAYTTIVGKESRDPSVVHWQEGNTVTVRVFPCTPKEERKFKIGVTSPLTRQQGQIVYKSIRFDGPNAENAQETTRVTFIGTPPKTEMPKGFRKNDQGDYISEDAYNPELYIGMEASPVNSDNTFSFDGYTYSLESYTPDYERYQANAVYLDINNSWTPDDVEAFKDRLADNLYVFYNEEFVKLSEQNWRIAETLQKRAFSLFPFHLLKKKDAPLVVTKGRALSVHLSDFKGSPFAVHLGKFFASGKRVRVFNLGENVSTYVGSLREFRALQFGEGSREELFALLDKQQFPTLHETENSVVLHDANLKLTRKKSGNNPPPNSAPDHLARLFAYNDIMRRVGGGYFKEDFVNEALVEEASKAYVVSPVSSLIVLETRADYDRFNIHGTKNSLDNAAKDSSGAVPEPHEWVLIILFAAFVIYLKVRRS; translated from the coding sequence ATGACAACAGACCAGCAAACCATCGGTGCCAACCCCACGGTAGGGGTTGGTGGCACCACCCTGCAACAAAAGCGCGATCCTTTTCTTCTGCTTGGATATGTCTTCCTGGCAGCATCTTGTTTTTTCTATCTGCTTTTTGAATTCACACCCCAGGAGGGCAGTAACTATACTTTCGAGGTGTTTATCTGTCATTACATTTTGGCGTTGGGCTATGCGGGATTCTTACTCTACAACAAGGCCTATGGCATTCGGGCGAGTTGGCGAAAGGAGAATATTCATAAAACGGTGGTGCTGTTAAATTTGTTTCTCGTCAGTGCCTTTGCCCTGAACCGCGAGTTTGCCGTGTTTGAAGCGTCGGCAAACTGGTGGAGCGTTTACATTGTGTTCTCTTCGATGACCTTGCTGAGCTTTCAATATTTCGACAGGTTACCGGCGTGGGTAAACAAGATCCAGTTTGTTTGCCTTGGCGGTGCGTTTGTACTGTATGTCTATTCAACGGTGGTCATCGCCAACTACTATCTGTTCAGTTGGATCGGGCTCTTATTTTTCGGGATCGGCGGGCTCATCTATGTGCCGGTTTGTTTCGTGGTGTTGGTCATTGCCCTGATCAAACACTATCATAAGAACGTGGATGTCCCGGCCGCTTGGATGATCGTCGGCGTATTGGCGCCCCTGCTGTTCACGGCGGCTTTCATCTCCGAATGGAGCCGCCGGGTGGATGAGATTGCCAAGGTGACCAATCAATCGGTTATCTCCCCGAAGACCCAGCTTCCGGCTTGGGTAAAAGCAGCACAGACATTGGAAGACGATTGGATGACGCGGATGATCCTCAAATCCGATTTGGTCTACACCACTGCAAAGGACCGGTTTTCGGAATTCGACTTTGCTCCCCGGAGGCTATCCTGGGAAGAGCAGCGCAAACACGACCCTTTGGTTTTTCTGGCTACGGGCGTCAAGGAGTGCACCTTGTCGGCCGACGAACGCATCCGCATCCTTCAGGCCATCACCAAAACCAGACATCAAACGGAAGACCGGCTCTGGTCAGGCGAAAACCTGACGACCTCCTACATTGTAACCGATGTTGATCTCTACCCGGATCTTCACCTGGCCTACACCGAAAAATACCTGAATGTAAAGAACTCGGGAAAACAACGCTGGCGCAACACGCAGGAGGCGATCTACACCTTTCAACTCCCGGAAGGCTCCGTGGTCACGTCGCTTTCGCTTTGGATCAACGGCGTAGAAGAGAAAGCGATACTGACATCCAAACAAAAGGCAACCGAGGCTTATACGACCATCGTTGGCAAAGAAAGCCGTGACCCATCGGTAGTGCATTGGCAGGAAGGAAACACGGTGACGGTTCGCGTCTTTCCCTGCACGCCGAAAGAAGAGCGTAAATTCAAGATCGGCGTCACCTCACCCCTTACGCGACAACAAGGACAAATCGTTTATAAGAGCATTCGCTTTGATGGGCCCAACGCCGAAAATGCCCAGGAGACGACACGCGTCACGTTCATAGGTACACCACCGAAAACTGAGATGCCCAAAGGTTTTAGAAAGAACGATCAAGGTGACTATATCTCCGAAGACGCCTACAATCCGGAGCTGTACATTGGAATGGAAGCGTCGCCCGTGAATTCGGACAACACGTTCTCGTTCGACGGCTACACCTATTCACTGGAATCTTACACACCCGATTATGAGCGCTACCAAGCCAACGCCGTTTACCTCGACATCAACAACAGTTGGACGCCCGACGACGTGGAGGCATTCAAAGACCGGCTTGCGGACAATCTCTATGTGTTCTATAACGAGGAATTTGTGAAACTGAGCGAGCAGAATTGGCGGATCGCGGAAACTTTGCAAAAACGCGCCTTCTCCCTGTTCCCATTTCACCTGCTGAAAAAGAAGGATGCTCCCCTTGTGGTCACGAAGGGGAGGGCTCTCTCGGTACACCTCAGCGATTTCAAAGGCAGCCCGTTCGCGGTGCACCTCGGTAAATTTTTCGCGTCCGGCAAGCGCGTCCGTGTTTTCAATTTGGGTGAAAACGTGTCGACCTACGTTGGGTCGCTGCGCGAATTCCGTGCGTTGCAATTTGGTGAAGGATCCCGGGAGGAATTGTTCGCCTTACTGGACAAGCAGCAATTTCCCACGCTACACGAAACGGAAAACAGCGTCGTGCTCCACGATGCCAACCTGAAGCTCACCCGGAAGAAATCCGGCAACAATCCTCCTCCTAATTCAGCCCCCGATCACCTGGCCCGCCTGTTCGCCTATAACGACATCATGCGGCGCGTCGGTGGCGGTTACTTCAAGGAAGATTTTGTGAACGAAGCCCTGGTGGAGGAGGCGTCCAAAGCCTATGTGGTGTCGCCGGTATCGAGCCTCATCGTGCTGGAAACACGCGCGGACTATGATCGCTTCAATATCCATGGCACGAAGAACAGCCTTGATAATGCTGCCAAAGATTCCTCCGGCGCGGTGCCCGAGCCGCACGAGTGGGTGCTGATCATTTTGTTTGCAGCATTTGTCATTTACCTTAAAGTGAGACGTTCATGA
- a CDS encoding fibronectin type III domain-containing protein: MRTIALFLILLAMQHLANAQKPATPQKKVKATDSLRYERSLHMVGKYYGDSVVLRWAPSDPLLWRAYNDAGYVIERMEITPKMTTRPVREKLNAAPIKPWTLAEWKARARHSDTTAAVAATLLYGKSNLPTFKPDKRGKTNDVDLGAAFNQKYDQENRFSMALLIADNNAFVAQGLGLRFVDKTAQKGKTYLYSVHALTNPSAVKSDSAAVLINTNQSQAMVPMPEIRYEELDRKVTFHWNRKFSNAYFSAYYIERSDDGGKTYKRRNNKPFVQPLSSGDRSNDQIVFTDSLQQNYKKYFYRITGITPFGDLGRPSPAMPVMGVDKTAPAPPLKVVAEHLGKRKVKLTWQKTTREPDFAGYMIGRSETMNGPFAPLTMKPLGKESVTYTDTTAVPWGTNYYVVSAIDTARNAGISIPAYVTMIDTIAPLKPIGLLGKIDTTGIVHVKWTLGKERDLMGYLVYRANAKDHTFIPITRNFIADSTFTDSLALNTLTEKIYYRIAAFDKNRNPSAYSDILELKKPDKVRPVAPVFTTFAVSDTTVRLSWAPSNSADVKGQTLYKRELGGAWAEVARLGKDSTRFTDTKVKKQTWYEYSLIASDDDGNFSGRSFPLKVRVYDSGMRQKIEGFAAKVNADKRSVALSWKYPVKGDYYFLVYRSFNGGGLEMYQQVTGDKYAFADTQVLKGTYEYAVKAVYKDGGQSLITKNMKVEIK, encoded by the coding sequence ATGAGAACGATTGCCCTCTTCCTCATCCTGCTGGCCATGCAGCACCTTGCCAATGCTCAAAAGCCGGCGACGCCTCAAAAGAAAGTGAAGGCGACGGATTCGCTGCGCTATGAACGATCGCTCCACATGGTGGGCAAATATTATGGCGACTCCGTCGTGTTGCGTTGGGCTCCCTCCGATCCCCTATTGTGGAGAGCGTATAACGACGCCGGGTATGTGATCGAACGCATGGAGATCACCCCAAAAATGACGACCCGGCCCGTGCGTGAAAAATTGAATGCTGCACCGATCAAACCGTGGACGCTCGCCGAATGGAAAGCGCGGGCGCGTCACTCCGACACCACGGCCGCCGTGGCCGCGACGTTGCTCTACGGCAAGTCGAACCTTCCCACCTTTAAGCCGGATAAACGCGGCAAGACAAACGACGTGGATCTCGGTGCGGCGTTCAATCAAAAATACGACCAGGAGAACCGGTTTTCTATGGCGCTGTTGATCGCCGACAACAACGCTTTCGTCGCGCAGGGACTGGGACTTCGTTTCGTGGATAAGACCGCACAGAAGGGAAAGACATATTTGTATTCGGTTCACGCCCTCACCAATCCCAGCGCAGTGAAGTCCGATTCGGCCGCGGTGCTGATCAATACGAATCAATCGCAGGCCATGGTGCCCATGCCGGAGATTCGCTATGAAGAACTCGACCGCAAAGTCACTTTTCATTGGAACCGGAAATTTTCCAACGCCTACTTCTCCGCATATTATATCGAACGCTCCGACGACGGTGGCAAGACGTATAAGCGAAGAAACAACAAGCCGTTCGTGCAACCCCTCTCGAGCGGAGATCGATCGAACGACCAGATCGTTTTTACGGATTCCCTTCAGCAGAACTATAAAAAATATTTCTATCGTATCACCGGCATAACTCCCTTTGGCGACCTGGGCCGGCCGTCGCCAGCCATGCCCGTGATGGGCGTCGACAAAACGGCGCCAGCGCCTCCGCTGAAAGTGGTTGCCGAACACCTGGGCAAACGAAAAGTGAAGCTCACCTGGCAAAAGACCACGCGTGAACCCGACTTTGCCGGGTATATGATTGGCCGGAGCGAAACCATGAACGGACCGTTCGCGCCGCTCACCATGAAGCCGCTGGGTAAAGAAAGTGTTACCTACACCGACACCACGGCCGTCCCTTGGGGAACAAACTACTACGTGGTGTCGGCCATCGACACGGCCCGCAACGCCGGCATTTCTATTCCAGCCTATGTTACCATGATCGACACTATCGCGCCTCTGAAGCCGATCGGTCTTTTGGGAAAGATCGACACCACGGGGATTGTTCACGTGAAGTGGACCCTTGGAAAGGAACGCGACCTGATGGGTTATCTCGTGTACCGAGCCAATGCAAAAGATCATACGTTCATCCCGATCACGCGGAACTTCATCGCCGACTCCACGTTCACCGACAGCCTGGCGTTGAACACACTGACGGAAAAAATATATTATCGCATCGCAGCCTTTGACAAGAACCGGAATCCCAGCGCCTACTCCGATATCCTGGAGTTGAAGAAGCCCGACAAGGTCCGGCCGGTAGCGCCGGTGTTCACCACCTTTGCCGTTTCCGATACAACGGTGAGGCTCTCGTGGGCGCCCAGCAACAGCGCCGATGTGAAAGGCCAGACGCTTTACAAACGCGAACTGGGTGGCGCATGGGCCGAAGTGGCCCGGCTCGGCAAAGACTCCACGCGGTTCACCGACACCAAAGTGAAAAAACAGACCTGGTATGAATACAGCCTCATCGCCAGCGACGACGATGGAAACTTCTCCGGACGTTCTTTCCCCCTGAAGGTGCGTGTATACGATTCAGGCATGCGGCAGAAGATCGAAGGCTTTGCGGCTAAAGTGAACGCCGACAAAAGATCGGTGGCCCTGAGTTGGAAGTACCCTGTGAAAGGCGACTATTATTTCCTGGTCTACCGGTCGTTCAATGGAGGCGGCCTGGAAATGTACCAGCAGGTGACCGGCGACAAATATGCATTTGCCGATACGCAGGTGCTGAAAGGAACGTATGAGTATGCCGTCAAAGCGGTCTACAAAGACGGTGGCCAATCGCTGATCACAAAAAACATGAAGGTGGAAATAAAATAA